In Robbsia sp. KACC 23696, a single window of DNA contains:
- a CDS encoding MotA/TolQ/ExbB proton channel family protein: MLHNLIEYSAQSMGLIPVLALIFLLGIAVIIERLAFFSRAVFSGKTIAHDLKLLSENNTQDAEKLIAHYASAVQTELVRSAVKMNGRAEEAVEREIEETIMFQMPRLDRNLWILDTAVTLGPLLGLLGTIFGMVQSFNVLGASGTSNPNGVTGGIGHALTSTACGLLIAIICVIFLNYFNKRIRMTVNQFDLIKSMLVSRFSV; encoded by the coding sequence GTGCTGCACAACTTGATCGAGTATTCCGCCCAATCGATGGGCTTGATTCCCGTACTGGCGTTGATCTTCCTGTTGGGGATCGCCGTCATCATCGAACGATTAGCGTTCTTCTCTCGTGCGGTATTTAGCGGAAAGACGATTGCGCACGACCTGAAGTTGTTAAGCGAAAACAATACACAGGATGCGGAAAAGCTGATCGCGCACTACGCAAGCGCAGTGCAGACGGAACTCGTTCGTTCCGCCGTCAAGATGAATGGTCGCGCGGAAGAGGCGGTGGAACGTGAAATCGAGGAGACCATCATGTTTCAAATGCCGCGTCTCGATCGCAATCTATGGATCCTCGACACGGCCGTGACACTGGGGCCGTTGCTTGGCTTGCTCGGCACGATTTTTGGGATGGTGCAGTCGTTCAACGTACTCGGTGCAAGCGGCACGTCGAATCCGAATGGGGTGACAGGGGGTATCGGACATGCTTTGACGTCGACTGCCTGCGGACTATTGATCGCGATTATCTGCGTAATCTTCCTGAACTATTTCAACAAGCGCATTCGTATGACGGTCAATCAATTCGATCTGATCAAGTCGATGCTGGTTTCTCGATTCTCTGTTTGA
- a CDS encoding TonB-dependent receptor has product MRQKKMVTAIKRILYAELLFGAAMASVAYAQTTPPATGTSADSSTLAATSAATPSGASDSTAASPAVSKLQTVQVTGSLIRTSDKVGNTEVQTVTAREIQASGYTTVADYLRSMSANSASSWSQSAANTTAPGGAGIALRGLSEKYTLVLVDGQRVANYAKAVNFTDTFFDINSIPLNMVDRIEVVKTGAVSQYGSDAIAGVVNIITKKNFQGLQIDGNLGKAQHPGDGVGNFSVLAGKGNVNTDGWNFTGAASWYRDSGSSLADRDMTANGDFSEYPGGSNAPPNQRASYFTLPDGSTSALAPCPSGSSAGLTSGASCSYKNSQAVSLMPSTTRLNAKARGTFRIDDSTQAYVDVWASRNETQQWGGYQALTSSTNAYDPTTNSVAPISRVVPASNPYNPYGVPSTLNYTFPNAIVGTDTVSTYWKTSAGLKGSYSLPKAGDWDWNVDAGHSQSTVDTTYYNDFNVAALNNVINNGTLDFQNPSLTPNGENGLFQNDYQQSISKLDSIQATTSTTNLFHLPTGDVGLGLGTEFRHESSTVNAQTYSSLGITAPAAIQTVDGSRNVAAVFYQAQFPLLRNLVFTQSGRYDHYSDFGGAFSPSFALRFQPVQSITAYASYSRGFRAPTLVENSQATYIGHQNLYDPYAPGGGATSFTTEQTNGNPNLQPERTKNYNIGFELSPNKNTDIGAAFYKVVIDNVIGTADPEALIVANDPASVVRTSTGAIAYINQPFTNLGSLDTDGFDMNFRETMGSPIGTFTLAGDWAYVWHYKLHNTDGSVQDFAGNNYALNQPFGASNPRWKGTTTLTWGFKQFVTTLTWQYTGPYTNAIAEEYGDPGTQAVASYSQFNLFTTYRGFKHWTIYGGISNLADKKPPFDVEWQGYPDYTGYDQSLYTDMGRTFQVGATYRF; this is encoded by the coding sequence GTGAGACAGAAGAAAATGGTTACGGCGATCAAGCGCATTCTCTACGCGGAATTGCTGTTCGGTGCCGCGATGGCGTCGGTGGCTTATGCGCAAACCACGCCTCCGGCAACGGGGACAAGTGCCGACAGCAGTACGCTCGCCGCAACAAGTGCAGCAACCCCATCTGGCGCCAGTGACAGCACCGCGGCGTCACCCGCCGTCAGCAAGCTTCAAACGGTGCAAGTGACCGGCTCCTTGATTCGTACCTCGGATAAGGTTGGGAACACCGAAGTGCAAACCGTGACGGCTCGCGAAATTCAGGCGTCTGGCTACACGACCGTCGCCGATTATCTTCGCAGCATGTCGGCCAACTCCGCGAGCAGTTGGTCACAGTCGGCCGCCAATACGACGGCCCCCGGGGGCGCCGGTATTGCCCTGCGCGGACTGAGCGAGAAGTACACCTTGGTCCTGGTCGATGGTCAGCGCGTCGCGAACTATGCAAAAGCGGTCAACTTCACCGATACCTTCTTCGACATCAACTCGATCCCCTTGAACATGGTGGATCGCATCGAAGTGGTGAAGACGGGGGCTGTCTCGCAATATGGGTCGGACGCTATCGCAGGCGTCGTCAATATCATCACGAAAAAGAATTTCCAAGGCTTGCAGATCGACGGCAACCTCGGCAAGGCACAACATCCCGGCGACGGGGTCGGCAACTTCAGCGTGTTGGCCGGTAAAGGCAATGTCAACACCGATGGCTGGAACTTCACCGGAGCGGCCAGTTGGTACCGTGACTCGGGTTCGTCCCTTGCGGACCGCGATATGACGGCGAACGGCGATTTCAGTGAATACCCCGGCGGCTCGAACGCCCCGCCGAACCAACGGGCGTCGTATTTCACGCTCCCCGACGGCTCAACTTCGGCCTTGGCGCCCTGTCCTTCCGGCAGTTCGGCAGGGCTGACCAGCGGCGCGTCGTGTTCCTACAAGAACAGCCAAGCCGTCTCGCTGATGCCGTCCACCACGCGCTTGAATGCGAAGGCGAGAGGGACGTTCCGCATCGATGACAGCACGCAGGCCTATGTGGACGTGTGGGCCAGCCGTAACGAAACGCAGCAGTGGGGCGGGTATCAGGCGCTTACCAGCTCGACCAATGCTTATGATCCGACGACGAATTCGGTCGCGCCGATCTCGCGCGTCGTCCCGGCCAGCAATCCGTACAACCCGTACGGGGTGCCGTCGACGCTTAACTACACCTTCCCGAATGCCATCGTCGGCACAGATACCGTCTCGACGTACTGGAAAACCTCCGCGGGCTTGAAAGGATCGTATTCATTGCCTAAGGCAGGGGATTGGGACTGGAATGTCGATGCGGGACATTCGCAAAGCACCGTCGACACCACTTACTACAACGACTTCAACGTCGCGGCACTCAACAACGTCATCAACAACGGCACGCTCGATTTTCAGAATCCCAGCCTGACGCCAAATGGCGAAAACGGGCTTTTCCAGAACGACTATCAACAGTCCATTTCGAAGCTCGATTCGATCCAGGCAACCACGTCGACGACGAATCTGTTCCACTTGCCCACCGGTGACGTCGGTTTGGGGCTGGGTACCGAATTCCGCCATGAAAGCAGCACGGTGAATGCCCAGACGTATTCGTCGTTGGGGATCACGGCGCCGGCCGCCATCCAGACGGTAGACGGTTCGCGTAACGTGGCGGCGGTGTTCTATCAAGCGCAGTTCCCGCTGTTGCGTAATTTGGTATTCACGCAATCCGGACGCTACGACCATTACAGCGACTTCGGTGGTGCTTTCTCGCCGAGTTTCGCGCTGCGCTTCCAGCCGGTCCAATCGATCACGGCGTATGCGTCTTATTCACGCGGCTTCCGCGCCCCGACGCTCGTCGAGAATTCTCAAGCGACCTATATCGGTCACCAGAACCTGTACGATCCGTATGCACCCGGTGGTGGTGCAACGTCGTTCACGACCGAACAGACGAACGGCAATCCGAACCTGCAGCCCGAACGCACGAAGAATTACAACATCGGCTTCGAGCTGTCGCCGAACAAAAACACCGATATCGGTGCGGCGTTCTATAAGGTCGTGATCGATAACGTCATCGGCACCGCCGACCCCGAGGCGCTCATTGTCGCGAACGATCCGGCGTCGGTCGTTCGAACGTCGACGGGCGCGATCGCTTACATCAATCAGCCGTTCACGAATCTGGGATCGCTGGACACGGATGGCTTCGACATGAACTTCCGCGAAACGATGGGGTCGCCTATCGGGACCTTCACGCTGGCGGGCGACTGGGCCTACGTCTGGCACTATAAGTTGCACAACACCGACGGAAGCGTGCAAGACTTCGCCGGCAATAACTATGCGTTGAACCAGCCGTTCGGCGCCAGTAACCCGCGTTGGAAAGGCACGACCACGTTGACGTGGGGCTTCAAGCAGTTCGTCACGACGCTGACCTGGCAATATACAGGACCTTACACCAATGCGATCGCCGAAGAGTACGGCGATCCCGGCACACAAGCGGTCGCGTCGTACAGTCAGTTCAATCTGTTCACGACCTATCGTGGCTTCAAGCATTGGACGATCTATGGTGGCATCTCGAATCTGGCCGACAAGAAGCCGCCGTTCGACGTCGAATGGCAGGGCTATCCGGATTACACCGGCTATGATCAGTCGCTTTATACCGACATGGGTCGTACATTTCAGGTGGGCGCAACGTATCGCTTCTAA
- a CDS encoding biopolymer transporter ExbD encodes MRNHRSHYLGAEEKARIEIIPMIDIMMFLLVFFMLATLKMIQGAGIKLDLPQSSTAQPLQKSVKVSIGVTKAGDFFMDGKPVDATALDAQLKSLEASNKEVDVAIAGDEGVDYKKIIGVMDIVRTAGISSVALVTNPAP; translated from the coding sequence ATGCGAAATCACCGCAGTCATTATTTGGGCGCGGAGGAGAAGGCGCGGATCGAGATCATTCCGATGATCGACATCATGATGTTCCTGCTCGTTTTCTTCATGCTGGCAACCTTGAAGATGATTCAGGGCGCTGGTATCAAATTGGATTTACCCCAGTCAAGCACTGCACAGCCTTTGCAGAAATCCGTCAAAGTATCGATCGGCGTCACGAAGGCGGGCGACTTCTTCATGGATGGCAAACCGGTGGACGCCACCGCGCTCGACGCACAGTTGAAATCGCTAGAAGCATCGAACAAGGAGGTCGATGTCGCGATAGCCGGTGACGAAGGCGTGGACTATAAAAAGATCATTGGCGTGATGGACATCGTCCGCACTGCGGGGATCAGCTCCGTGGCGCTGGTCACGAACCCGGCACCATGA
- a CDS encoding peptide ABC transporter substrate-binding protein, which yields MNKSVFRRKNRAGFTVALATAPLWMALYHLAEAAAIPPGTQLAAQQTLVRNIGSEVETLDPNTAESVPAHTVTEDLFEGLTANDSHGGTVPGMAEKWEQKDPDTWIFHLRPNAKWSNGAPLVAGDFVYGMQRLVDPKTASPYATAYGVFLLNGLDVAAGKKPVSALGVRAIDAHTLEVKTPNPVPFLPSLMANSNLGPINAAVVKQFGENWTKPGNMVSDGAYMLKSWAVNDRIVVVKNPYYWDAANVQLTQVTYLPVENEDTDVKMYQSGANDWVYQLPPGSYDRMKQQFPKEIHNNPILGLRYFSLNTADSLLKDVRVREALSMVIDRDLLVKRVMADGQIPLYGVIVPGTNGADVSRYAWADWPMPKRVAEAKTLLSEAGVAAGTTLHIAYNTSEINKRITIFLASEWKSKLGLNAEVDAMEFRVLMKQRHTGQYQVARNGWVGDYNDASTFLTLIACHSDQNDSNYCDPKAQSLLDKASASNDPVVRKTLQTQAATEIMEGYPIIPLSQITIPRLVKPYVGGYTEDNLLDRFRGKDLYILKH from the coding sequence ATGAATAAGAGTGTATTTCGACGGAAGAACAGGGCGGGTTTTACCGTTGCCCTCGCAACAGCGCCGTTATGGATGGCCTTGTACCACCTCGCCGAGGCGGCAGCGATTCCGCCCGGCACGCAGCTCGCCGCACAACAGACCCTGGTGCGTAATATAGGCAGCGAGGTGGAAACGCTCGACCCGAACACGGCCGAATCCGTGCCGGCGCATACCGTCACCGAAGACTTGTTCGAGGGCTTGACGGCGAATGACAGCCACGGCGGTACCGTGCCGGGGATGGCTGAAAAGTGGGAACAGAAAGACCCTGATACCTGGATTTTCCATCTGCGCCCCAATGCGAAATGGTCCAACGGCGCGCCCTTGGTGGCGGGCGATTTTGTCTACGGCATGCAGCGCCTTGTCGATCCTAAAACCGCCTCGCCCTACGCAACCGCCTATGGCGTGTTCCTGTTGAACGGACTCGATGTTGCTGCAGGCAAGAAACCCGTGTCGGCCTTGGGGGTACGCGCAATCGATGCGCACACGCTGGAGGTCAAAACGCCGAACCCGGTACCGTTCCTGCCGTCGCTGATGGCGAACTCCAATCTCGGGCCAATCAATGCGGCGGTCGTAAAGCAGTTTGGCGAGAACTGGACAAAGCCCGGGAATATGGTCAGCGACGGCGCCTATATGCTGAAGTCCTGGGCCGTCAATGATCGGATCGTCGTGGTCAAGAATCCCTATTATTGGGATGCGGCGAATGTGCAGTTGACCCAGGTGACCTATCTGCCCGTCGAGAACGAAGACACCGATGTGAAGATGTATCAATCGGGCGCAAACGACTGGGTGTATCAATTGCCACCTGGGTCGTACGATCGCATGAAGCAGCAGTTCCCAAAAGAAATTCACAACAACCCGATATTGGGTTTGCGCTACTTTTCATTGAACACCGCCGATTCGCTATTGAAGGATGTGCGTGTTCGCGAAGCGTTGTCGATGGTCATCGACCGCGATCTGCTTGTGAAAAGGGTCATGGCGGATGGGCAAATTCCGTTATATGGCGTGATCGTCCCGGGGACGAATGGCGCCGACGTAAGCCGTTACGCGTGGGCCGATTGGCCAATGCCGAAACGCGTTGCCGAGGCGAAGACACTGTTGAGCGAAGCAGGCGTGGCTGCGGGAACGACCTTGCATATCGCGTATAACACCAGCGAAATCAATAAGCGCATCACGATATTCCTCGCGTCCGAATGGAAAAGCAAACTCGGCTTGAATGCAGAAGTCGATGCGATGGAATTCCGCGTGCTGATGAAACAGCGGCATACCGGACAATATCAGGTGGCCCGCAATGGCTGGGTGGGTGACTACAACGATGCGAGTACCTTCCTGACCTTGATCGCCTGCCATTCGGATCAGAACGACTCGAACTATTGCGACCCGAAAGCGCAGAGCCTCCTTGATAAAGCGTCCGCGTCGAACGATCCGGTCGTTAGAAAGACGCTGCAGACGCAAGCGGCCACGGAAATCATGGAGGGCTATCCGATTATTCCGCTCTCTCAAATCACGATACCGCGCCTGGTCAAGCCTTATGTGGGCGGCTATACCGAAGACAATTTGCTGGATCGATTTCGTGGAAAGGATTTGTACATCCTGAAGCATTGA
- a CDS encoding TonB family protein, producing the protein MSRPHTMSDSSRGSGQRMGGALWASHDQAPGHSRRTMVLAIIGALMVEGLIVFGVSHIKAEPPPPPPRTMRITMPPPPPPPPPPEVKKLEPPPAPKPLTPKPPPPKPPPKAPPAKPAPVPKPAVIPAAPHPAAQAPALATAPADAAPAAPTVAAAPPAPAAPAAPPAPPALHGVVDGRGHCQSVQPTIPKAALQRGISSDVTAHLTINPDGSVGDVTIVRASPPTTVFNEAVIAAAKAYKCQKNATSYVGEVVFSFKTTSGSDDDQ; encoded by the coding sequence ATGAGTCGACCGCACACTATGAGCGACTCGTCGCGTGGAAGCGGACAACGAATGGGCGGCGCGCTGTGGGCGTCGCATGATCAGGCGCCGGGCCACAGCCGTCGCACGATGGTCCTGGCCATCATCGGCGCATTGATGGTGGAAGGCTTGATTGTTTTTGGTGTGTCTCATATTAAAGCCGAGCCCCCGCCGCCGCCGCCGCGGACCATGCGTATTACGATGCCTCCACCACCGCCGCCTCCGCCTCCACCGGAAGTCAAGAAGCTTGAGCCGCCACCGGCACCGAAGCCTTTGACGCCGAAGCCGCCACCGCCGAAGCCGCCACCGAAAGCGCCCCCGGCTAAACCAGCGCCTGTGCCGAAACCCGCGGTGATCCCCGCTGCGCCGCATCCTGCGGCCCAAGCGCCGGCATTGGCTACCGCGCCAGCGGATGCGGCGCCGGCCGCTCCGACGGTAGCGGCTGCACCGCCGGCGCCGGCCGCTCCTGCTGCGCCACCCGCGCCACCCGCGCTGCATGGTGTCGTCGACGGTCGCGGGCATTGTCAGTCCGTGCAGCCGACTATTCCAAAAGCGGCATTGCAGCGCGGCATCTCGTCCGACGTCACCGCGCATCTGACGATCAATCCGGATGGCAGTGTCGGCGATGTCACGATCGTGCGGGCTTCGCCGCCGACAACGGTGTTCAACGAAGCGGTGATCGCCGCGGCGAAAGCCTATAAGTGCCAGAAAAACGCGACGTCGTACGTGGGTGAAGTGGTGTTTTCATTCAAGACCACCTCGGGAAGCGACGACGATCAATGA
- a CDS encoding ABC transporter permease subunit — MWSYTLRRVLFTVPTLLIVITVCYLLLHVTPGGPFDGDRKVSAAVLANLQAKYHLDQPLWKQYLLYLWSLLHGDLGASFRYADWSVNALVRQALPVSLTVGGTAMAISIVFGIALGMCAALYRNSPVDYLLMMISNAGSAFPSFVIGPVLILFFAILLKWFPAGGWDNFNVRYMVLPIALLTIVNIATIGRVARASLIEVMNTDYIRTAFSKGLSRRTVVLRHALRPTLIPVVSVLGPLAIGSITAAVVTESVFSLPGLGKLIVNGAENRDYTLVLGLVVLVTVVAVLLNLAVDLAYAWLDPKIRY; from the coding sequence ATGTGGTCTTACACGTTGCGGCGCGTGCTCTTCACGGTGCCGACGTTGCTGATTGTCATCACGGTCTGTTATCTGTTGCTACACGTCACGCCAGGGGGGCCGTTCGACGGCGACCGCAAGGTCTCCGCCGCGGTGCTGGCCAATCTGCAAGCGAAATATCATCTCGATCAGCCATTGTGGAAGCAATACCTGCTTTATCTGTGGAGCTTGCTGCACGGTGACCTGGGCGCTTCTTTCCGCTACGCGGACTGGAGCGTGAATGCATTGGTTCGCCAGGCGTTACCGGTGTCATTGACGGTCGGAGGGACGGCCATGGCCATCTCGATCGTGTTCGGCATCGCCTTGGGCATGTGTGCGGCCTTGTATCGTAATAGCCCGGTCGATTATCTTTTGATGATGATCAGCAATGCCGGCAGTGCGTTCCCCTCGTTCGTCATTGGTCCGGTGTTGATACTGTTTTTCGCCATTTTGCTGAAGTGGTTTCCGGCAGGGGGGTGGGATAACTTCAACGTGCGATACATGGTGTTGCCGATCGCCTTATTGACCATCGTCAATATCGCGACGATCGGACGGGTAGCCCGTGCCAGTTTGATCGAGGTGATGAATACCGACTATATCCGCACGGCCTTTTCCAAAGGCTTGTCGCGGCGCACCGTGGTGTTGCGACATGCTTTGCGACCAACCTTGATTCCGGTGGTTTCCGTGCTTGGCCCGTTGGCGATCGGATCGATCACCGCGGCGGTGGTGACGGAATCGGTCTTTTCCTTGCCGGGTTTGGGGAAATTGATCGTGAATGGCGCAGAGAATCGCGACTACACCTTGGTCTTGGGCCTTGTCGTATTGGTCACCGTCGTCGCGGTGCTGCTGAACCTGGCCGTCGATCTTGCCTACGCCTGGCTCGATCCGAAGATTCGTTACTGA